The genomic stretch GCCGCAGTTTGAGGCGGATGAGGCGCGTCGTTATTATGTTGCTGAGCCTTCTGTGGAGCGGTCTCTTTCCGGCTTCCTCGACCTTCCTCGCCCCTATCACAACGTCGGCATCTCCCCGGATTATGGGTTCAACGAGCTTTCCGATGTCCTCCGGTTTGTGCTGGCCATCGGCGTCGATGAAAACTATCACGTCCCCCGAAGCCCCCTCAACACCCTTTCTCATCGCACAGCCCTTGCCGCAGTTCTTCTCAAGCCTGATGGCCCTTATCCTGCCGTCCTTCTCGGAAAACGCCCTGGCCACCCCGTACGTCCCGTCGCTTGAGCCGTCGTCCACGACGATGACCTCATCAACAAAATCGGGAATCCTTTCGAGAACCTTCGGGAGCCTCTGGGCTTCGTTGTACGCAGGTATGATGACGCTGATTCTTTTGCCCCCCAGCATTCACTCCTCCTCCAGCCTTTCGAGGGCCTTCTGGGCTTTTCTTCGGAAGTCGTCCTTGTCGAGAAACTCCCAGTAGTGCTCCCTCCCGGGAAACTCTCCGTTTTTTACTTCCTCCCGATAGTTTTCGAGGGCCAGGCGTATCATCCCCGCAATGTCGGCGTATCTCTTTACGAAGGGAGGCGAATTCTCGTAGATTCCAAGGAGGTCGTGCCAGACAAGAACCTGTCCATCAACGTATGGCCCCGCACCGATTCCTATCGTCGGAATCGAGACCTCCTCGGTTACAAGCTTTGCAACGTCCGCCAGCGTAAATTCCAGGACTACGGCGAAGGCACCGGCCCTCTCAAGTGCCTTGGCATCGCGGAGGATTTCCTCGATTTCCTCCTCGGTCTCACCCATCAGCCGGTAACCGCCGAGTCTCAAATAGCGCTGCGGAGTTAGTCCAGTGTGCCCCATCACCGGAATCCCCATGCGAACCAGCTTCCTCACGAGCTTTCTGTGGTCGTAACCGCCCTCAATCTTAACCGCGTCCGCCCCGGCCTGAATGAGCCTGATAGCGTTTCTGACGCCGTCGTCGGTATCCACCTCATAGCTGCCGAAGGGCATGTCCGCCAGCACGAGCGCCCTCTGAACTGCCCTTGCGACCGCCCTGGTGTGGAAGACCATCTGTTCCATGGTGACGTTCAGCGTGTTTCCCTCACCGTAGACTACCATCCCCAGAGAATCTCCGATGAAGATTATGTCCATCCCGGCCCTATCGGCTATGAGCGCCGAGGGGTAATCGTAAGCGGTTATCATGGCTATCTTTTCCCTACCTTTCATCTCGATTATCTTCCGAGGCGTTACTTCCCTCATGCCACCACCGGCTTCATTTCGACGGCGGTCTAATTAACGGTTTCGATAGGGTTATATACCAACGTCGGTAATTACCTACAGGTGGTGGCATGGGCAAGGTAAAAACGAGCGTTTACGTCGATGAGGAGCTGTGGAAGGAATTTAAGGAACTGGCCGTCCGGGAAGGGAGTGAGGTTAGCAAACTGCTGGAGGAGGCACTGATGAACTACCTCATAAACGAAGTCCTGAGGGACGTTGACGACTCGGAGGTTCCCCTTTGGTTCGAGCCCCTCAATGTGGGGGGAGAGAGCAGCGAAAAGCTCCTGAGGGAGATGAGGGATGACCGCGAGAAGCGTTTACTTGGACAGTAGCGCAATCCTGAAGAGATACCTGAACGAAGAAGGCAGTAACGTCGTGAGGGAGGCCTTCAGGGACGCCTACAGGGGCGAGGTGAGGCTGGCCTTCAGCTTCTGGAACATCGGGGAGGTAATGGGGATACTCGACAAGAAGAGGAGAAGAGGCCAGCTCAGCGAGGAGGAATTTAACTTCCTGAAGAAGGGCTTCCTGGCCGAGGTAAAGCGGTTCACGAGGCTGGGTGTCCTGGAGGTCGTTCCCGTCCATTCCCTGCTCCTCGCCGATGCGTGGGAGCTGATTGAAAGGCATCACCTGTATCAGGCCGACGCCCTGCAGATAGTGTCCGCCAAGCACGTGGAGGCCGAGAGCTTCTACACCGCAGATAAGAGGCTTCACGAGGTAGCTCTTAAAGAGGGTTTAAACTCAATACTCCTCGTGAGGTGAGTGAAATGAGAGCCTGGGAGCACTACGAGCATACGGCGGATGTGGGCATCCGCGGCTACGGTGAGAGCCTTGAGGAAGCCTTCGAGGCCGTTGCGCTCGCCCTCTTTGATGTGATGGTTGAGGTTAGAAAGGTCGAGAGCAAAGAATGCCGCGAGGTTGAGGTCGAGGAGGAAGATTTGGAGGCGCTCCTCTACTCGTTCCTTGAGGAGCTTCTCGTGCTCCACGACACGGAGGGACTCGTGTTCGGCGACGTGAAGGTTGAGATAGAGAAGACCAAGAACGGTTACAAACTAAGGGCGAAGGCCTGCGGCGAGGTTCTGAGCGAGAAGCACGAGCCGAAGGAAGAGGTGAAGGCGATAACCTACCACGACATGAAGATTGAGAAACTGCCGGACGGACGCTGGATGGCGCAGCTGGTGCCGGACATCTGAGGTGGTTCCATGAGCGCGAGGGACAGGATTAGGGAGACCAACCCCGGCTTTTACGAGCGCTATTCGATGCTTGAAGATACCGACGAGTTCTGGGAGTTCATAATCCGGCCCCTGCGGCAGAGCATCAGGGTGAACACCCTCAAGGCTCCGCTTGATGTGGTCGTTGAAAGGCTTGAGGAGGAGTTTGAGCTGGAACCGGTTCCTTGGGTTCGCGAGGGCTTCTTCATCAACGTCGACAATCTCGCGAAGGTTCCGGAGCACGGCCTCGGCCTCATTTTTGGCCAGGAAGCGAGCTCCATGATTCCGCCCGTGGTGCTTGATCCGAAGCCCGGCGAGCTGGTTCTCGATGTTGCAGCAGCCCCGGGCTCGAAGACAGGTCAGATAGCCCAGTATATGGAAAACAAGGGTTGCATAATAGCCAACGACCCGAAGCTCAGCAGGGCCAACGTCCTCATAGCGAACCTCAACCGGATGGGTGTCCTCATAGCAAGGGTGACGACGAAGGACGGCGTTTATTTTGCCCGTTTTGAGAAGGCCTTCGACAGGGTCCTCCTCGACGCGCCGTGCTCTTCCGTGGGGATGATAAGGAAGAGCCCGAAGTTCCTGGAGAGCTGGCGCCTGAGGGGCGTCATCAAGTACATGAAGGTTCAGAAGAGGCTCATCCTGGCGGCATATCAGGCCCTCAGGCCCGGCGGAACGCTGGTTTATTCGACCTGCACGATAGACCCTCTGGAGAACGAGGAGGTCGTCGATTACCTGCTCCGGAAGACGGACGCGAGGCTGGAGAGGATAAACCTGCCGGTGAAGACCAGCGAGCCGGTCCTTGAGTGGGAGGGCAAAACCTACTCTGAGGAGCTGAGAAAGGCCCTGAGGATACATCCCAGCGACAACGACACCGAGGCGTTTTTCATCGCGAAGATAGCCAAGCCGGGGGGAGGGGCATGAGCGACAACCCGAGGAACGAGATAGGAAAAACGAGCGACGCCGAGCTCGTCAAAAGGCTCCTCATCGAGAACTACGGCTATGCTCCGGAGCTTGCCTATGAGATACGCGGGAGGTATCACAAGGTCTACGCGTGGAAGCCCTGCTCCCTTGAAATCAGGGGGCCCGACAGAAACGGTGTGTACTTCGGCAGGGTGGAGAGCGACGGGATAAGGCTGAGCATCGAAGGCTCCTTCCTCGTTGGGCCGAAGGCCACGAAGAACGTCGTCGAGCTGGACGACGAGAGGGCGAGGCGCTACTTGGCCGGGGAGAGCGTTGAGATTGGGGACGACTCCCTTCACGGATGGGTGATAGTCAAGTGGCGCTCCTACTACCTCGGCTCGGCCAAGGCCAAGGAGGGCAGGCTCATAAACTACGTGCCGAAGGAGAGGAGACTGAAGCTCGGAGACCCCGCGAAAGCTTAAAATAACGTTAGGGTAATCTAAACCGGAGGTGGGAGGATGGTGCCGCTGAAGAGGATAGATAAAATACGCTGGGAGATTCCCAAGTTCGACAAGCGCATGAGGGTTCCGGGCAGGATTTACGCTGACGACCAGCTCATCGA from Thermococcus sp. 21S7 encodes the following:
- a CDS encoding glycosyltransferase family 2 protein — protein: MLGGKRISVIIPAYNEAQRLPKVLERIPDFVDEVIVVDDGSSDGTYGVARAFSEKDGRIRAIRLEKNCGKGCAMRKGVEGASGDVIVFIDADGQHKPEDIGKLVEPIIRGDADVVIGARKVEEAGKRPLHRRLSNIITTRLIRLKLRQYVYDTQSGFRAFRREFLPEIESDRYEVETEMLLKAARMGARIREVPVSMIYDPSREGRFGPGDVFRFIRVLLRF
- the panB gene encoding 3-methyl-2-oxobutanoate hydroxymethyltransferase, whose protein sequence is MREVTPRKIIEMKGREKIAMITAYDYPSALIADRAGMDIIFIGDSLGMVVYGEGNTLNVTMEQMVFHTRAVARAVQRALVLADMPFGSYEVDTDDGVRNAIRLIQAGADAVKIEGGYDHRKLVRKLVRMGIPVMGHTGLTPQRYLRLGGYRLMGETEEEIEEILRDAKALERAGAFAVVLEFTLADVAKLVTEEVSIPTIGIGAGPYVDGQVLVWHDLLGIYENSPPFVKRYADIAGMIRLALENYREEVKNGEFPGREHYWEFLDKDDFRRKAQKALERLEEE
- a CDS encoding ribbon-helix-helix protein, CopG family; translated protein: MGKVKTSVYVDEELWKEFKELAVREGSEVSKLLEEALMNYLINEVLRDVDDSEVPLWFEPLNVGGESSEKLLREMRDDREKRLLGQ
- a CDS encoding type II toxin-antitoxin system VapC family toxin yields the protein MTARSVYLDSSAILKRYLNEEGSNVVREAFRDAYRGEVRLAFSFWNIGEVMGILDKKRRRGQLSEEEFNFLKKGFLAEVKRFTRLGVLEVVPVHSLLLADAWELIERHHLYQADALQIVSAKHVEAESFYTADKRLHEVALKEGLNSILLVR
- a CDS encoding archease, with translation MRAWEHYEHTADVGIRGYGESLEEAFEAVALALFDVMVEVRKVESKECREVEVEEEDLEALLYSFLEELLVLHDTEGLVFGDVKVEIEKTKNGYKLRAKACGEVLSEKHEPKEEVKAITYHDMKIEKLPDGRWMAQLVPDI
- a CDS encoding tRNA (cytosine(49)-C(5))-methyltransferase, translated to MSARDRIRETNPGFYERYSMLEDTDEFWEFIIRPLRQSIRVNTLKAPLDVVVERLEEEFELEPVPWVREGFFINVDNLAKVPEHGLGLIFGQEASSMIPPVVLDPKPGELVLDVAAAPGSKTGQIAQYMENKGCIIANDPKLSRANVLIANLNRMGVLIARVTTKDGVYFARFEKAFDRVLLDAPCSSVGMIRKSPKFLESWRLRGVIKYMKVQKRLILAAYQALRPGGTLVYSTCTIDPLENEEVVDYLLRKTDARLERINLPVKTSEPVLEWEGKTYSEELRKALRIHPSDNDTEAFFIAKIAKPGGGA